The genomic stretch CGTCGGGGTCCGTCGGGAAGAGGGCCAAGTGGACGGGCGCCCCGTCCCGGAGCACCCCCGCGCCCGACAGGGCCGGCGCGAACAGTTCCACGGTGCGGCCGGCCGACGGCGCCGGGTCGAGGTCCACGCGGGCCCCCGCCACCCGGCGGAGGAAGTCGGCGGCCGTTGCGGCGGCCCCGTCCGCCGCCTCGCCGGACATCCGGCGGGCATACTCCACGAGGTACGACTCCAGCATCTTGTCCCAGAGTTTTTCGAAGAGGCGCCGGTCCGCGAAGAGGTCGGCCGCCAGAACCTTCCCGTCGATCCGGACCACCACGCCCGTGGCCCGGGGGCAGCGGGCCGGCAGGTCGCCGAAGCGCTTCGCCAGGCGGTCCTTGGTCTCACGGACCTTCTTGGTGTTGAAGGAGTCCGAAAGGGACCCCGTCCCGGACACCGTCCCCACCGCGGCGTTGTTGCAGGCCACCTCCTGCCAGACCTCGCCCTGGGCCTTGCCCTGCTGGGCCACCCGGCGGACCGAGATGGGCGCCGCGTTCCGCTCGGAGTAGAACTCCTTGCTCTTGTAGGTCCAGCGACCGTGCTCCACGCAGAAGGCCTGGAGGCTGACATCGACCGCACCCGGCGGCAGGAGCACGTCCACCTGCAGGATCCGGTTCTGCTTGGACCCGGCCAGGATCTCCCCCGCCATGATGAACACCGCCTGCTTCGAGCGGTTGGTCACCCGCAGGGTGTTCACGCTCCCCGACTCGCTCACCTCCGACACCGTGAGCGCCTTTGCCGCCAGGGCATCGTCCAGCGTCAGGACGCCCCCGGGCAGGGACGCCGCCGGCGCCTCCACGGGGACGATCTCCAGCTTCCCGTCCCCCTCCGCCGGCCCGAGGCGGCAGCCCCCCACGAACGCCTTCACCGCCGCCTCGGCGGTCTGGGCGTGCACCGCGGCGAACCCGGCCGCCGCCAGGACCAGGGTCAGGGTCAAATTCAGGATCGATCGCTTCAACATGGGTGTCCTCCTTTCCGGACGTTTCACTTCTCATCTTCAGGATACCCGTTTTCCGGCGATCGTTCGTAACATGACGGTAACAGGCGGCGGCGGTTCTTTGCCCGCCCAGCCCCGAAACCGTTTGACACGGTCCCCGACGTGGTGTAGGAATGCTCTTCTCACGGGCGGATGCCCGAACCCGACGATGCGAGAAACCATGCCCCAGACCCGACCCGGCGAACCCGACAGCGGAAGCGAACCCCGCCCGGCCGCGCAAACCCCGGCGGAATCGCCGGTCACCCGGCCCCCGGCGGGCCGGGCCCCCTACCTCTGGGTGGGGGGCTTTGTGGCCCTGTCCGTCCTGGCCTGGCTCCTCGACCAGGCCCGATGGTTCCAGGCGACGGTGCTGGAACCCTACGGTGCCTTCCTCGCCCGCCTCACCGGGCACTGGATGCTCCTCTTCGGCCTGAACGCCTCCTGGTCCGGCAACGTGATCGGCCTGGACAAGGCCCGTTTCACCCTGTCCACCGAGTGCACCGGCTTTCTCGTGTTCATGGTCTACGCCGCGGCGGTGGTCCCCTTCCCCGCCTCGCTGCGGTCGAAGCTGGAGGGGCTGGCCCTGGGCTTCGCCACGGTCTTCGGCCTGAACCTCCTCCGTGCCTTCCTGATCGTCGTCGTGGGCACCCGGTACCCCGGGACGGTCTGGTCCATGCACATGGTGGTCGGCCAGGTCCTGGTGGTCACCGGGACCTTCCTGGTCTTCCTGCTCTGGGCCCGTTCCGCCCGCGGAGCCGACCCCGCCGGCACCGCCCCCCCCGCGGCCCCGCGCCGGGCCCTCTGGGTGCGCGCCGGTTGGTTCGCCCTGGGGTGGCTGGCGGGTCACACGGTCTACTACGGAATCTTCCTCGGGAGCGCCCTGGGCGAGTGGATGCGCGCGCTCATCGTCTCCCACGCCTCCTGGGTCCTTTCCTTCTTCTCCACCACCGCGGCCAGGGGGAACGCCCTCACCGTCTCGGGGTCCATGGTGACCCTGACCCCCGGCTGCATGGCCAGCCCCGTGGTGGTGATCCTCACGGCCCTGGTCTTCGCCTGGCCGGGGCGGTGGAGGGTCAAGCTGCCCCTCCTGCTGGTCGGCTTCCTCCCGGCCTGCTACCTCTACACCCTGCTCCGCGTCTGCGCCATTGTCCTGACGGAGCCCCCGAAGGGCGGAAGCCCGCCCCCCTTCGTGCACAGCCACTTCGGGCTGATGCTCCTAGTCGCCGGGTTCGCCGCGGTGCTGATCTGGCGCGCCACCGTCAACCACCAGGACATCCCCGCCCGACAACACGCCGCCGCCGCGACCATCGGGCTGGTCACGGCCGCCGTCGCCGCCCTCCTCGTCGACCTCCTAGTGCGGGCGGGCCTGCTGGCGCTGATCCTCCGGCTGTTCACCGGGTCGGGCGTCCCCCCCGTGGACCCCGACGCTTCCGTCAGCCGGATGATGGGTTACATGGCCTTCACCTGGGTGCTGTCGTGGGCGGTCACACCCTTCGAGAGCCTCTGGCCCGAGATCCGCCGGGCCCTCGCCGGGCTGGGCGCCCTCGCCGCCCTGTACCTGGTCGTCGCACTCGGTCTCGGGTTCACGGGTTTCCAACCGACGGCCCGCATGGTCAAGGCCCTCTCTTTCCTGGCTCCCGTCACGCTCTACCTGGTGACGACCCGCGGCGCCATGTTCAGGCGGTGACCCGGAGGCCTGCACGGGACCGGTTTTCGTGCCCCCCGGCATGTCGTACCCGTCACCCGGCCCCCCGGTGAGCCCCTCGGAACACAAGGGTGCCTTGGGGTCAACGCATCACGGGGGGGCGCGGTTCAGGGGGTTTCACGCGGCGGCGGGGCGGCGGGCTCCGGCGGAACGTCGGTCACCTCAAGATCGGCGAGAACGGCGTCGAGGCGTTTGCGGATCAGGCCGTACTGGCGCAGCCGGTCCGACGGTTTGCGGGCGATCAGCTCCAGGACCAGGCCCGAGAGCCCCTCGGGCACCGCGGGGTTCAACTCCCGGGGTGACGGCACGGGCTCGCTCAGGATGGCCGCCAGGGTTTCGAAGGACTCCCCGGCCCGGTAGGGAAGCTCACCGGTGAGCATCTCGTAGAGGATGACCCCGAAGGAGTAGAAGTCGTAGTTGGGGTCCCGGACCCGCTTGCCGAAGAGGTGCTCGGGGGGGATGTACTGGAGCGTCCCCGAAAGGAGGCTCGTCCGGGTGAGGGTGATGTCCCCCAGGATCTTGGCGATGCCGAAGTCCAGGATCCGCACCCGCTCGCGCAAGCCCGCCGGGTCCCCTTCGGGGTTGCCGGTTCCCGCCCGCTCGGGCAGCAGCATGATGTTCTCGGGCTTGAAGTCCCGGTGGATGATCCCCACCCGGTGGAAGTCGTCCAGCAGGTCCAGCAGGACGGACGCGAGGCCGGCGGCGGTGCGGACGTCGGGCCGTCGCTCCGCCACCCAGGCCTTGAGGGTGATCCCCTCCACGAAATCCATGGCGTAGTAGAGCTGCCCGCCCGCCTCGCCCCGCTCGAAGACCTTCACCACGCAGGGGTGGCTGAGACGCTCGCAGATCAACCCCTCGCGGACGAAGCGCTTGCGGCCCTCCTCGTCCACCAGTTCCCGGTCCAGGACCTTCACCGCCGCCACCCGGCCCGTCTTGGGGTGGACGGCGCGGTAGACGGTCCCGCAACCGCC from Acidobacteriota bacterium encodes the following:
- a CDS encoding archaeosortase/exosortase family protein — translated: MPQTRPGEPDSGSEPRPAAQTPAESPVTRPPAGRAPYLWVGGFVALSVLAWLLDQARWFQATVLEPYGAFLARLTGHWMLLFGLNASWSGNVIGLDKARFTLSTECTGFLVFMVYAAAVVPFPASLRSKLEGLALGFATVFGLNLLRAFLIVVVGTRYPGTVWSMHMVVGQVLVVTGTFLVFLLWARSARGADPAGTAPPAAPRRALWVRAGWFALGWLAGHTVYYGIFLGSALGEWMRALIVSHASWVLSFFSTTAARGNALTVSGSMVTLTPGCMASPVVVILTALVFAWPGRWRVKLPLLLVGFLPACYLYTLLRVCAIVLTEPPKGGSPPPFVHSHFGLMLLVAGFAAVLIWRATVNHQDIPARQHAAAATIGLVTAAVAALLVDLLVRAGLLALILRLFTGSGVPPVDPDASVSRMMGYMAFTWVLSWAVTPFESLWPEIRRALAGLGALAALYLVVALGLGFTGFQPTARMVKALSFLAPVTLYLVTTRGAMFRR